The DNA window TTCCTGGATGGACAGAGTAGGGTGTTGAATGCGCCTCAGCCATAACCTCTTGCCTTAAGGAGTCCACAGATGGTACCCAAAGCCTGCTTTTGTGATACACCAGATCGTTTTTAGTTGAGTACAAAGAGGTACCTTTCTTCTCGTCCCTTAGCCTCCATGTGGTCAGTTGTGGGTCTTGCGCCTGCCCCAACCGAATTCTTTCAAGTAGGTCCGGAACTAATGTTAAAGTCGCCAGGATGCACTCTTGATGCTGCTCCAACACCACCAGATTCAGCCTCTCGAACTCCAGGATCAGGTTTGGTTGAGCAGTAAGTTGATTGAGGGTGATTGATTTTCGGCTAAGTGCATCAGCTACTACGTTGGCCTTCCCTAGTTGATAGATTATTTCGCAGTCGTAGTCTTTAACGAGTTCCAGCCAGCGCCTCTGCCTCATGTTGAGATCTTTTTGGGTGAAGACTTTGATGATCTGTGAAGATTTGGCACCTTTCCCCATAGAGGTAATGGCGCCATATCTTCAAAGCAAACACTACAGCAGCTAACTCCAGGCCGTGAGTTAGATAATTCCTCTCATGGATCTTTAATTGTCTGGATGCATACGCCACAATCTTCCCTTCCTGCATTAGCACAACACCTAAGCCGTTCTTGGAAGCATCTGTGCACACAACAAAGTTGCCTACCTCGGTTGGAATTGAAAGAACAGGGGCGGATATCAAGCTTCTCTTCAGCACTTCAAAGCTGTTGGCACATTGCTCGGACCATACAAACTTTTCATCTTTGCGCGTCAGGGTTGTAAGGGGTAAAGCTATTTTGGAGAAGCCCTTGATGAACCTTCTGTAGTAGCCAGCCAGACCCAGAAAGCTTCTGATTTCAGTCACACTTGCTGGTGTCGCACAGTCCTTCACCGCTTCTACTTTGGTTGGATCAACCTCAATGCCCCTGGCAGAAACAATGTGGCCCAAGAATGTTATCTCCCTCAGCCAGAACTCACACTTGCTTAGTTTTGCAAAGAGATGATGATGAGATAAAACCTACAAAATTAAGGCCAAGTGCTGATGGTGCTCTTCTTCTGTTTTAGAGTAGATCAAGATGTCATCAATGAAGACCACAACAAACTGATCTAAATAGGGGTGGAAGACCCTATTCATGAGCTCCATAAAAACTGCTGGTGCATTTGTCAACCCGAATGGCATCACTAAGAACTCATAGTGCCCATAACGAGTTCTGAATGCTATCTTCTTTATGTCTTCCTCCTTGACCCGGATTTGATGATAGTCGGACCTTAGATCGATTTTGGAGAAGACCGAAGCCCCTTTGAGTTGGTCGAACAGGTCGTCGATCCTTGGTAAAGGATACTTATTCTTGATTGTTACCTTGTTGAGCTCTCTATAATCAATGCATAACCGCCTGGACCCGTCCTTCTTCTTCACAAGCAGAACTGGTGCACCCCAAGGGGACACACTTGGGCGAATGAACCCCTTGCTCAAATAATCTTCCAGCTGGTCCTTCAACTCTTTCATTTCGGTGGGTGCTAAACGTTAAGGTGCTTTCGAGATTGGCAGACTACCAACCTTGATCACAATGCTGAACTCTACTTTTCTAACTGGTGGAAGCCCGAAAACATTAGCTGGAAACACATCTGGATACTCTCTTACCACCAAGATATCTTCTAACTTTGGTTGCTGCTCATTCAACTTAACATGAGCAGCAGCCAACACACTTGGAACCGCTATCTGTGGTAACTGTTGGGCTTGAAACAGAAAGGCCTTCCCATCATGGTCAACTAGGGTCACAGACTTATCTTTGCAATTAATTTGTGCCTCATGACGGAGTAGCCAGTCCATTCCTAAAATAACATCAAACCCCGACATCTCCACCACCACAAGATCTACAAACATCTTGTGATTTTGAAGCTGGGTTTCACAATCTTTAACAAACCTATTAGTTTTAAGACCTGGTCCAGCTGGTAgagatattttataaacaacCATGGACTCCACTGGTTTTAAGCCAACTTGTTGAACAAAGAATGcagaaataaaagaatttgtTGCCCCAGTATCTATCAAGGTAATGGCTAACTTATTAGCAATCAGCAAGTTACCTATGATAATAGTGGAGTTTGGGTTCACTTCTTTTTGATTCATGGAGTAGACTCTGCCTGGTATGACCCTCCTTAATTGTGGGCAGTCTCGCTTGTAATGTCCCACCTTTTTACACTAGAAACAAACATTAGAACTTTGCAGACACGGCCCCGTATGAATGATTCCACAGAGATTGCAGGGGAAAGCCGGCAGGTTGGCCTGGTTTGCTGGTCTGGAATAAGGTGTCCTTCTTTGCTGCTGCTGTTGTTGTTGCTGATGTTGTTGATGTTGAGGGTTCTATATGTTTCTGGACTGCTGGtggtttgattaattattaaagttttgtTGATAGGGCCGTTTTGAAGCCGACCCTTGAGAATCCCTCTCTTGATAGCTAGATCGTTTGGTCTGCGCCTCCCTTACAATGTCTTGACTATACTTTTCTGCCATCAACGCCCTATCGATCGTTTCCCTCATTGTTGCAGTATTGCTCAGCCTCACATCACGACCGATTGTTGCATTAAGACCCTCCGGAAAATGGTTCAGCTCGATGTCATTGCTTCCCGTTATCATTGGCGCGAAATACTTACCCCGTTCGAATTTCTTGACGTACTCAGCCACACTTAGATCACCTTGGCGAATTTCCAGGAACTCCCTGGTCAACTTATTTCTGGTGCTCAAGGTAAAGTACTTGCCATAGAACACAGCTTTGAATTCTTCCTAGGTTGCTGTATCGAGATTGAGGGTGGACTTGGCTCCTTGCCACCAGATTCTTGCATCGTCTTTGAACATGAACGTGGCACACCTCAGCCTATCCGAGTTGTTGCATTGCATAAACTCGAATATTGTTTCTAATGAACGTATCCACTCTTCAGCCACCATGGGATCCGTACTTCCCTTAAAGTCGCATGGTTTGAAGCTCATAAAGTGTTTGTATGCTGGTTGCTGGCTTCCTCCCTCGTGGTTGTTGTTAGTATGATTCGGATAAGACCCATTTGCTTGGAACATTTCTCGCATCTGATCATTATGAATTCGGTTATGATCCCTCATTTGCTCGTTTTGGATCCGGTTTTGATCCCGCAAGGCATCAATAAGACCGGACATAACATTATTCTGCTCATTCTCTTCAGATGGGGCAGATGCGTTTCCTCTTGTTCCTCTTCTCATGTTTCTAATGGAAACAAAGCTATACACTTAATATCagtttaacaaattatttaaacactTAATAACCTGAAGGAGAGCCCTTGGAGTTGAAGTTGCAGGAGCATGTGTGTGGAAGTACAAAGGTTCGCAAccattgctctgataccaactgtAAACGACCTTGACTCTCGCTTTACTTAGACCGAGTGCtggattattaaaaacatatatatttaagtggAAAACAGAAACATTTGCGGAAGagttataaaattatgattgtCATTACAAAACCAGACCCTTTAAAAAGAACAAAGCCCTtttccttaaaaatatttacaacttGGTTCCTTAATACAAAACATTGGTCTTTAAGTGCCAGACCTTAAAAGCACTTGAAATATAAAACGTTGGGTCATTAGGTGCCAGACCTTAAAAGCACTTGAAATACACCtgtccctcctcccacacacaCGCCTCCCCTGCACCCTACACACCCTCCAAGCCTCCCTTCATGGATCAACAGACTGATGTGgttgtgtacctacaccacacaagtatagtgagtctaaagacccaGCAAGCATATTTTGAagagtatataaaaaaacaagtaaaagCTGACTGATATTGATGTGTTGCCTTTATAAAACTGTTTATAAAATGGTTAGAACAGAAACATCCTGAAAGTTAGGAATCCTGTTGAGCACATAGTTGGAAGGGCACTCTTCGGAGTCTATCCCTAAAGTCCACAACCTGAATAGACACTTGTCTGTGTGGGTAGGATCTTCTAGAGCTCGTCCCAGAAGTCCAGTCCCAATAGAACCCCCAGCACATATTTTGGCTTCAGACTACCAGAGCTCAACCTGGCTAGCCTTCTGCCCAAATCCATCTAGTTCATAACTCATGGTCCACAAAAACGTATTATACTTTTGGAAAAACAGAACTTACCTTTGAAAAAGATCATACCTTTGAAAACAGAATATACTTTGTAGAAACAgattatataaacaagtgtgggtttctaaagatgAGTTGAGAAAAGTGCTTGCCTTATAAGATGATCTTGCTGCTATGTTTATGATCTTGCTCCTAAAGGTACTATGGTCTTGCTTCTAAAAGTGTGCCTCTGGTTTCTTAGTAGAGAGATGGTGGAAAAGAATATAATGAAGGAAGGGGTGCCCTATATATAGTACTAAAAGAAGACTGGTCACCTACTTGTCACCTGTTgggtttaataatataataataacaagggctggtcacctgcttgtcttAGGCATGGGATAACAAAAATGACTGGTCACGTGCTTGTCATTActtaagtattataatataataatacaaagggctGGTCACCTGGTTGTCTTAGGCATGGGCTAACAAAGAtggctggtcacctgcttgtcatcacttaagtataataatataataatacaaagggctGGTCACTTGGTTGTCTTAGGCATGGGCTAACAAAAAtggctggtcacctgcttgtcatcacttaagtataataatataataatacaaagggctGGTCACCTGGTTGTCTTAGGCATGGGCTAACAAAGAtggctggtcacctgcttgtcatcacttaagtataataatataataatacaaagggctggtcacctgcttgtcatcacttaggttaaataatataataataaaaaggcCTCGTCACCTGCTTGCCATAAACAAAAAGCGCTGGAAAATATAAACAGTCGGACTCCCCGGTCGTACCCCTTCGGTCGCGACATAGATTTTCCTTCGGTCGGACCCTCTCGGTCGTGACATAGATTTTACCTCGGTCGGACCCCCTCGGTCGTGACATAGATATAACCTCGGTCGGACCCCCTCGGTCGTGACATAGATATAACCTCGGCCATGGCCCCGATTTGACCTAGGCCTTTGGTTTCTGCCAAGACCGAAGTTTTACTCGGTCTAAAATGAAACTTTGGGTGTGACAGAAACATTCAAAAATTATGCTTTGAATGTTGAAAATATGGGCAAATATAATGATAGAACTTTTAACCAAGGTAAGATCTATCTATGTCGAGGAACAAGAGGAGTAAATCCAAGTGTGGACGAACATTTAACTGTTAGAATTGTGGTAAGCAGGGTCActtgaagaggaactgcaaagcaccgaagagaaaCGGTGATGAAAAAAATGACGCAGTCAAcgtagtttaaaaaaattgtcattGATGCGTTGCTTCTGTCAGTTAATAGTTCGATACACTCATTGGTCTTGGACTCGAGAGCGTCTTTCCTAGACACTGCCCATAAAGAATTAATGAGAACTATGTGGCTGAAAattgtgggaaagtttatctcgtagATGGTGAATCACTGAATATTGTAGGCATGggaacatcaaattgaagatgtcAAATAGTTTTGTTTAAAAGATTAGTAAGGTGAGACATATTCCAAGTTTAATGTGTAACTTTATTTTTGTTACAAAACATGATGACGAAGGTCACATTTTTAGTTATGTAAACGGGTatgtggaaggtgactaaatgaGCAATAATTGTTGCTCGAAGTCACAAAACTAGAACGTTATATATGACGTCAACATATAGAGACACAATTACTACTATTGTTGATGACTCAAAGAACACTAAGTTATGGCATTGTAGGTTAGGCCATATGAGCAAAAAGGGGATGCAAATTCTATTGAAGAGCGTTCAGATTCTAGTATTGAAGTCTCTTGAGTATCAGTTCTATTAAAACTGTatttttggaaaacaaaaatgtgtgagtttcttaaagattggaaATGAGCTTAAGAAAGAGAGGATaaagttggtacacactgatttTTGGGGACCTATACATATTTCTTCTATTGACGGATCACActactacgtgacgtttataaATGATTCGACTTTATGAAAAATAAGTCATATGTATTTGTTGTTTTcaacaaatataagattttggttgaaaatgaaacaaatcaaaatGTTAAGCGTTTGAGATCCGACAATAGATGTGAGtacatcaattcaaattttaaagagTATTATGATGTGAATGAGATCATTTTGATAAACATTGTTTCCCGAACGCCttaagagaatggagtagctgaacggaTAAATCGAACATTGAACAAGCGTCCTAAAAGCATGAGATTGCACACTAGGCTACCTAAAACcttttgggcagaagctattaacaCTATTGCTTACTTGATAAATAGATGACCCTttattcctcttgaattcagaatttcAGAAGAAGTTTAGAGCCATAAAAAGGtaaatttttcttatttgaaagtgtttggttgtttatcatatgtacatattaatgaatgtgtaGAACCAAACTTTATCTAAAGTCTAATAAGtgttttttattggttatggtgatattgaGTTTGTTATCGTTtataggataatcaaaatcgaaaGATCATTCTTATCAGGAACGatatcttcaatgaacatgtTCTTTATAATGATTGTATTTGGAAACATCAAATGATGATTCAAAAATGGAATAGaatggtacagtcgatttgagagatttttcagtTGAACATATACTTACTGTCGAAGAAGActaatgtgttgttgaagaagaaATCGTTGAGAGCTCTAGAGAAAAGTCaacaaacaccggttatacaattgagaagatttttaagaaaatgaaaatcaGTCGAGTAGTTCTCATCTCTGATATACATCGTGTTGATAGATAAAGGCAAACTTAAATGCTATGAGGAAACAATATAATATGATGAATTAGTTAAGTGGTAGTCTACGATGAAAGATGAGTCTAAAACaagtttgtatgagattaacaagtaAAAAAAAGAGTTGTTTGAGAAatttgcaatgaaagatttgggtgGTGCAAAATAAATCTTTgggatgataatttttttgaataaagaaGTTATCAAACTTTCACGAGAAGGATATGTAAAGAAAGTTCTCAACAAATTCAACTTGTACGATAAAAAATCAGTTATTACCCCCTTAGCTATTATCTAAAACTCAGTCGTCTTCAATAGAGGATGAGAATAATTACATGGTCACCATTCCGTATACAtctgtcattggttgtattagTTATGCGATGGTTTATACACAACTAGACATAACACATCCAGTGTGAGTTGTTAGTAGATttatgagcaacccgggtagacaacattgagaAACAGTAAAGTgtatactacgatacttaagaggaagtattGGTCTCGATTTGTGTTTTCAAAAGTCTAATATGAGTTTGGAATGATATGTTGATACTGCCAATGATTGTGATGTTGATAATAGGAAGAGCACAAAATGTTATATCAATACTTTGTGAGGTACTGCAAttagttgaattttaaaactacagaagattgttgttctttCTAATTGCGATGCAGACTATGTTGCTGTGACATAGGCTGacaaggagatgatgtggttgcaACTCTTTTTACGAGATTTGGATCAAGACTACGAGTGAGTGTGCTGTGATACGATAGTTAGAGTTCTATTCATTTGGTAGATAATCCGGTTTATCATGAAAGGATGAAGCATATAtatgttcgttatcatttaaTCCAATCAGCTTTAGAAGATAGAGTGTTATCTTGTGAAAAAATTCTCgagagtgagaatccagctgatatgctAACGAAAACTGACAAACGAGAAACTTAAGTTATGTGTAACTTCAATTAACCTTCTTTGTTAAGACACCTAATGGAGAGCCGCTACCGGTTGAGAGATGGTGAATTTAGTTTCCAAGTGCAAAATTGTTGAGTTATAAAacatacacttataataaactcttaaaaattaattaaagtttattgagTTTGGACTTGGACCTGACCaaaagttatttatgttttactgtattAATGTTTGtcttataaatatgttattgttaaagattttatataaaaatacataatttaagaGAGATAAATAGTGTGAGACAAACTTTGTATTCATTTTCCCTTATAGTGAAATCAGGTGATGACTGAAATGGACGTAGCTCATTTTGAGTgcccactataaatctgtgtcttcttatgttattatatttttgtgtttttataaattgtttcaaATAGGTCGGATTTGGGGTGAgttgaaatttaaaaaagaggtttgttttaggttttaatattaaaaatgaataaaattaacatattatatattatttggttCGAAAAAGCTTAACAAACCATCGAAcaagtattatatgagctcgaactcgactcgaatatTGAACGAGACGGCTTGAGCTCGGTTACAACTCGATCAAAATCAAGTTAAAGTTAATTTTGACTGAGCATAGCCATAGTCCAGACTCTATGCTGTCTCATGGCCTTCCTCGTGAGTCTCCACTTCGATAGATAATGAATCATTAGTATCATTATTCATTCATGGGATTATTAAGAAGGTTGGCATAATTTCACAGCGTGGATTAAGGTGTTTCCTACTTTAGATGGAATAATCTATAATCCAAACTTCTACAAATTTAACCTAAATTTGGACTGCTCATGTTGAGGAAcccattatttatatttgttggaGTAATTTTATTGATGtgtaaaatattaagaaataagattaacattaACAAAATGTATTAATTGATATTATATAAGGAAGCTTacatataattatgaaaacagAAAACAAATTACTTTCCAAACAATTTCCAAACAAAAGTACATGTACATTTGTTTGCCACTCTCTTGAGGTGAAGGGGAAACTTCTATACCGTGTCCTCATATATAATgaagtttttataatatatatatataacaaagaaagtatataaaaatcaacattaataatacaaaagtaCCATTCTAacttataaaatgataaaatggttTACAAATGAGTTTTACAAATACATTTGTAAACcattttataagttataatattttgttttattattgttgatgttctaatttaaaattggaCATAACTATTtactttcttaaaattattaataataataataataaaagacttgtagaaataataaatcaaccttttcaaataaagaaaataagaatgagATTGAAGGGTTTGTATATAAATTGTAACAACATTTCacacaattaattaattgaaaatcagtaaa is part of the Impatiens glandulifera chromosome 1, dImpGla2.1, whole genome shotgun sequence genome and encodes:
- the LOC124931518 gene encoding uncharacterized protein LOC124931518; translated protein: MVVYKISLPAGPGLKTNRFVKDCETQLQNHKMFVDLVVVEMSGFDVILGMDWLLRHEAQINCKDKSVTLVDHDGKAFLFQAQQLPQIAVPSVLAAAHVKLNEQQPKLEDILVVREYPDVFPANVFGLPPVRKVEFSIVIKVGSLPISKAP